From Sulfurovum zhangzhouensis, one genomic window encodes:
- a CDS encoding outer membrane protein, whose product MKKMFLPFAMVAASNLVMAGGDLQEAVEPVVNVPAVVEEASDNNFYVGVGIAAVSARAADVTPNLFQATKEQDRLGNVDLLAGYEFHRHFAIEGRYTTSFTHDDYTKMRGWSLFAKPKYPVTEDFTVYGLLGYGNVELEESNGSGIEMDESSFQWGLGLSYMFNESFDFFADYKFLANDLDGVIYQGIPTNVSVDSFTVGVIYKF is encoded by the coding sequence ATGAAAAAAATGTTTTTACCTTTTGCAATGGTTGCTGCAAGTAATCTCGTAATGGCCGGTGGAGATCTGCAAGAAGCTGTAGAACCAGTAGTGAATGTTCCTGCAGTAGTTGAGGAAGCGAGTGATAATAACTTTTATGTAGGAGTTGGGATTGCAGCTGTGAGTGCAAGGGCTGCGGATGTAACTCCAAACCTATTTCAAGCTACAAAAGAACAAGACAGACTGGGGAATGTTGATCTGCTTGCAGGTTATGAGTTTCACCGTCATTTTGCTATAGAGGGAAGATATACTACATCATTTACACACGATGATTATACGAAAATGCGTGGCTGGAGTCTCTTTGCAAAACCGAAATATCCTGTAACTGAGGATTTCACAGTGTATGGATTACTAGGATATGGAAATGTGGAGTTGGAAGAATCAAATGGTTCTGGTATTGAGATGGATGAGAGCAGTTTCCAGTGGGGTCTAGGACTATCCTATATGTTCAATGAGAGTTTTGACTTTTTTGCAGATTATAAATTTCTTGCAAATGATCTTGATGGTGTTATTTATCAAGGAATTCCAACAAACGTCAGTGTAGATTCATTTACTGTAGGTGTGATCTACAAATTTTAA
- a CDS encoding TonB-dependent receptor plug domain-containing protein, whose product MNNTIKLSIAVSLLLTITTHAAELEPITVTTTNKTEHSINDTTSNVTVITAEELDKNGYQNVAQAINSIAGISVANSGGLGQQTSFFVRGADSGKVLVLLDGMRLNDPSTTNGTALLESLTTDNIQQIEIIKGGMSSIWGTNASAGVINIITKTPQEGTHGSLSLLYGSYKTKGIDADIGYKDDKFSAQLLASYLDTEGISALAPRDAEKDAYTNKNINLKLGYRFDENNKIQLSYNRIKTETEYDDSWSTAQAEDDYSHAQSDQENTALQYDYKSGDYRTNMYASQGKYERTFYTNSYGVGVNVYEAKLKEFGMINSYDYSRGKAVLGLEYKDIDGFNQYNDYPASQADYTNKAVYLSNLYRITTGTLIETNIRYDNFEQFENKVTYKAGIKHEYNKISGLGVGANYYTSYDAPSSYQLANVVFGSELKPAFTKGYELSAHYKELLTITYFNNKVKDSIDYDMVNYGYYNIDGVSKFKGLEVESIYPFETMNLNISANYTHLFEAKKEDGSDLFRRPKDTVNLSANYYTDSSSYGITAQYVGDRTDLGDMSTGNYTLWNLNYARELTDEIKLTLNAKNIFDKEYQSVYGYATEGRSVYTKIRYRF is encoded by the coding sequence ATGAACAACACTATAAAACTATCTATTGCAGTATCATTGCTGTTGACAATTACTACTCATGCTGCTGAGCTTGAACCGATCACGGTTACTACGACAAATAAAACTGAACATTCAATTAATGATACTACTTCAAATGTGACAGTGATCACTGCTGAAGAGTTGGACAAAAATGGATATCAGAATGTAGCACAGGCAATTAATAGCATAGCAGGTATCTCAGTAGCAAACTCAGGCGGTTTAGGTCAGCAGACATCATTTTTTGTCAGAGGTGCGGACTCAGGGAAAGTTTTGGTCCTATTGGACGGAATGCGTCTGAATGACCCAAGTACTACTAACGGCACGGCACTACTTGAGAGTCTTACCACTGATAATATTCAACAAATAGAGATCATTAAAGGGGGTATGAGTAGTATTTGGGGTACAAATGCCAGCGCAGGAGTGATCAATATCATCACTAAGACACCACAAGAAGGAACACACGGTTCTTTGAGTTTACTTTACGGATCTTATAAGACCAAAGGTATCGATGCAGATATCGGATATAAAGATGATAAATTCAGTGCTCAATTACTTGCTTCTTATCTTGATACTGAAGGTATCTCGGCGTTGGCACCAAGAGATGCGGAAAAAGATGCTTATACAAATAAAAATATCAATCTGAAACTGGGTTACAGGTTTGATGAAAATAATAAGATACAACTAAGCTATAACCGTATCAAGACAGAAACGGAGTATGATGATTCTTGGTCTACAGCTCAAGCAGAAGATGACTACTCTCATGCACAATCAGATCAAGAAAATACAGCACTTCAGTATGACTATAAGTCAGGTGATTATCGTACTAACATGTATGCAAGCCAGGGAAAGTATGAGCGTACTTTCTATACGAACTCATACGGCGTAGGTGTGAATGTCTATGAAGCAAAGCTTAAAGAGTTCGGTATGATTAACAGCTATGACTATTCAAGAGGAAAAGCGGTACTGGGGTTAGAGTATAAAGATATCGATGGATTTAACCAGTACAATGACTACCCTGCAAGTCAGGCAGACTATACCAATAAGGCGGTCTATCTATCTAATCTGTACAGAATCACTACAGGTACGCTTATCGAGACCAATATTAGATATGACAACTTTGAACAGTTTGAGAATAAAGTAACCTATAAAGCAGGCATCAAGCACGAATATAACAAGATTTCCGGATTAGGAGTAGGGGCAAACTACTATACTTCTTATGATGCACCAAGCTCTTATCAACTGGCGAATGTAGTATTTGGAAGTGAGTTGAAGCCGGCATTTACCAAAGGCTATGAGCTCTCAGCGCACTATAAAGAGTTGTTGACCATTACTTATTTTAACAATAAAGTGAAGGATAGTATCGATTATGATATGGTCAACTATGGATACTACAATATAGACGGTGTATCCAAGTTCAAAGGTTTGGAAGTAGAAAGTATCTATCCGTTCGAGACAATGAACCTTAATATTTCAGCAAACTATACACACCTCTTTGAGGCAAAAAAAGAAGATGGAAGTGATCTGTTTAGACGTCCAAAAGATACAGTAAACCTTTCTGCAAATTATTATACAGACTCTAGCAGCTATGGAATTACGGCACAGTATGTTGGAGACCGGACAGATCTTGGTGATATGTCTACAGGTAACTACACTTTATGGAATCTGAACTATGCAAGAGAGTTAACCGATGAGATCAAACTGACACTCAATGCAAAAAATATCTTTGATAAAGAGTATCAGTCGGTATATGGCTATGCAACGGAAGGACGTAGTGTCTATACTAAGATCCGGTATCGTTTTTAA
- a CDS encoding NAD-dependent epimerase, translating into MKILVTGTAGFIGAALAEKLAERGDEVVGIDNINDYYDQSVKYGRLKKAGFIEKLEEGKDISYGEFLTSTVYPNFRFIKLNLDDKQEIMKLFQHEAFDAVCNLAAQAGVRYSLTNPDAYIESNIIGFMNLLEACRHNDVKNLSYASSSSVYGLNENIPFSTDDNVDHPISLYAASKKSNELMAHTYSHLFGIQTTGLRFFTVYGPWGRPDMALFLFVKAALEGKSIDVFNHGEMLRDFTYIDDIIEGVIRVIDNPAQPDKTWNGKTGRASTSSAPYKIYNIGNQNPVKLMDFISAIENKLGKTIEKNMLPIQPGDVPATFANVDDLVEDLGYKPDTPIQEGIDKFVDWYLEFFEVDQK; encoded by the coding sequence ATGAAAATTTTGGTTACGGGAACAGCCGGATTTATCGGTGCTGCATTGGCTGAGAAACTGGCTGAGAGAGGAGATGAAGTTGTCGGTATTGATAATATCAATGACTATTATGATCAAAGTGTCAAATACGGTAGGTTGAAAAAAGCAGGATTTATCGAGAAACTGGAAGAAGGTAAAGATATCTCTTATGGAGAATTCCTCACATCAACTGTATATCCTAACTTTAGATTTATCAAACTTAACCTTGATGATAAACAAGAGATAATGAAGCTTTTTCAACATGAGGCATTTGATGCGGTTTGTAACCTCGCAGCACAGGCAGGTGTACGCTACTCTTTGACAAATCCTGATGCGTATATCGAGAGTAATATTATCGGTTTTATGAACCTTCTTGAAGCTTGCCGTCACAATGATGTCAAAAATCTTTCATATGCATCAAGTTCATCAGTCTATGGACTCAATGAGAACATTCCTTTCAGTACGGATGATAATGTGGATCACCCGATCTCACTTTATGCTGCCAGTAAAAAATCCAATGAATTGATGGCACATACCTATAGCCACCTTTTTGGGATTCAGACTACGGGGTTGCGTTTCTTTACTGTCTACGGACCTTGGGGTAGACCTGATATGGCGCTCTTTTTATTTGTAAAGGCAGCCCTTGAAGGGAAAAGTATTGATGTATTCAACCATGGTGAGATGTTAAGGGACTTTACCTATATCGATGATATCATAGAAGGTGTGATACGTGTGATCGATAACCCTGCACAGCCTGATAAAACATGGAACGGCAAAACCGGACGTGCTTCTACCTCTTCTGCACCATATAAAATTTACAATATAGGTAATCAAAATCCTGTAAAGCTGATGGATTTTATCTCAGCCATTGAAAATAAACTGGGTAAGACGATAGAGAAAAACATGCTGCCGATACAACCGGGAGATGTACCAGCAACATTTGCCAATGTTGATGACCTGGTTGAAGATCTTGGATATAAACCTGATACTCCGATACAAGAAGGCATAGACAAATTTGTGGATTGGTATCTGGAGTTTTTTGAGGTTGATCAAAAGTGA
- a CDS encoding tyrosine-protein phosphatase, with amino-acid sequence MIFSFFKKKKKHTEGVVRELCTDIHSHLIPGIDDGSKDIGESIILLRAMSELGYKKVITTPHIMSDGYKNTSQNILEGLKALRSAAKGENIDLEINAAAEYYLDDGFYNQLKDQEILSVGDYLLIETSYISKPLQFDEMIFDIQASGFKPMLAHPERYRYIKDLKREYKAMKDKGIYFQVNLNSFSGHYGKEAKRKADFLSKAGMIDFLGSDVHHMKQVETLSEVLNSEILSTIYSNNTILNDSL; translated from the coding sequence GTGATATTTTCTTTTTTTAAGAAAAAAAAGAAACACACCGAAGGTGTAGTTCGGGAACTGTGTACAGATATTCATTCACATCTTATTCCGGGGATTGATGATGGTTCCAAGGATATAGGTGAAAGTATCATACTGCTTAGAGCGATGAGCGAATTAGGATATAAAAAGGTTATCACAACACCTCATATTATGTCTGATGGCTATAAAAACACTTCTCAAAATATCTTAGAAGGACTAAAAGCATTACGCAGTGCTGCAAAAGGAGAAAATATTGATCTTGAGATCAATGCAGCAGCAGAGTACTACCTTGATGACGGATTTTATAATCAGTTAAAAGATCAAGAGATTCTCAGTGTAGGGGATTATCTGCTTATAGAGACCTCTTATATTTCTAAACCGCTGCAATTTGATGAAATGATCTTTGATATCCAGGCTAGCGGTTTTAAACCTATGTTAGCTCACCCGGAGAGATATCGCTATATCAAAGACCTAAAAAGAGAATATAAAGCCATGAAAGACAAAGGTATCTATTTTCAGGTCAACTTAAACTCATTTTCCGGACATTACGGGAAAGAAGCGAAACGAAAAGCAGATTTTTTAAGTAAAGCCGGAATGATTGATTTTTTAGGTTCAGACGTTCATCATATGAAACAGGTAGAGACCCTCAGTGAAGTTCTCAACAGTGAAATATTAAGTACAATTTACAGTAATAACACAATTTTAAATGACAGCTTATAG
- a CDS encoding glycosyltransferase family 4 protein: MDIPNDRSIHTDHTPRGAGIGFYFAVAIILPLFYFQLLIDHWQMLLAVFLVFLVGILDDHRDTAPKTKFLVLAISTIILYFDGIYIDEVGNYFGIPVSLGWLALPFTIFAVIGFTNAMNLIDGLDGLAGSISVVILSAFFYIGLTYHDSFMMIFSGAFIAALFGFLIFNWNPASIFMGDSGSLTLGFIISMLAIKSLSYIPAVSVLFIAAVPLLDTFIVMLRRKIKKRPLFSADKCHIHHLLQKFFGDSTKTTVIFLIVLQSIYTIIGLQIEKGVDQAIPMLLFILNVVLFYLLLSRMVQRQERSC; encoded by the coding sequence ATGGATATACCTAATGATCGTAGTATACATACGGATCATACACCAAGGGGTGCAGGTATAGGTTTTTACTTTGCAGTCGCAATCATTCTTCCATTATTTTATTTTCAATTACTGATTGATCATTGGCAGATGCTTTTGGCAGTTTTTTTGGTTTTTCTTGTAGGAATATTGGATGATCATAGGGATACTGCACCGAAAACCAAATTTCTAGTACTGGCGATCTCTACGATTATTTTGTATTTTGACGGTATCTATATTGATGAAGTCGGGAACTATTTTGGAATCCCTGTTTCATTGGGATGGCTTGCATTACCGTTTACGATATTTGCAGTGATCGGATTTACCAATGCAATGAATCTGATCGATGGTCTGGATGGTTTGGCAGGTTCTATCAGTGTAGTGATACTGAGTGCATTTTTTTATATCGGTTTAACCTATCATGATTCATTTATGATGATATTTTCTGGAGCATTTATCGCTGCTCTTTTTGGTTTTTTGATTTTTAATTGGAACCCTGCATCGATTTTTATGGGTGACAGCGGTTCCTTGACACTTGGGTTTATCATCTCGATGTTAGCGATAAAATCACTCTCTTATATCCCCGCAGTATCTGTACTTTTTATCGCAGCTGTACCTCTTTTGGATACTTTTATAGTGATGCTAAGAAGAAAAATCAAAAAAAGGCCACTTTTCAGTGCAGATAAATGTCATATTCATCATCTACTACAGAAGTTTTTTGGTGACTCTACGAAAACAACGGTTATTTTTTTAATAGTGTTGCAGAGTATATATACGATTATTGGACTTCAAATAGAAAAAGGCGTTGATCAAGCTATCCCTATGTTGCTTTTTATACTTAATGTAGTACTTTTCTATCTGCTTCTCAGTAGAATGGTTCAAAGGCAAGAGAGATCCTGCTGA
- a CDS encoding polysaccharide biosynthesis/export family protein has protein sequence MSKKVVLVIVGLLLFISGCSENSNYKLLQTKNAKSKKPTQVTSQSIEYRILPQDRLNIILYKNPEQSSAVSLQGLGQTINSEGMLVNASGDITMPLIGKIKVAGLTQTQAADRITYAYKTYLRTPSVYLEVMNKRIYVLGEVKNPGIVKLDKEKMTLFEALAFAGDLEDSAVRDNIIIVSNDPKYGLVMRSVDLTNFDTMNYSELMLRPNDIVYVQPDGWKEFRVASDNLTAPFETIAKIASPFVTIKYLKN, from the coding sequence ATGTCAAAAAAAGTAGTCTTGGTCATTGTTGGTTTACTATTGTTTATAAGTGGATGCTCTGAGAATTCAAATTATAAACTTTTGCAGACAAAAAATGCTAAAAGTAAAAAACCGACTCAAGTAACAAGCCAAAGTATTGAGTACCGGATTCTCCCTCAAGACAGATTGAATATTATTCTCTATAAAAATCCCGAACAGAGTTCTGCAGTCTCACTGCAGGGACTTGGTCAAACAATCAACTCTGAAGGTATGTTGGTCAATGCATCGGGAGATATTACCATGCCTTTGATTGGAAAGATCAAGGTCGCCGGTCTTACACAGACACAGGCAGCAGACCGTATCACTTATGCCTATAAAACGTATCTACGTACCCCTTCTGTATACCTTGAAGTAATGAATAAAAGGATCTATGTTCTTGGTGAAGTAAAAAATCCTGGTATTGTGAAATTGGACAAAGAGAAAATGACACTTTTTGAAGCGCTTGCATTTGCAGGTGACCTGGAGGATTCTGCTGTGAGAGACAACATCATCATCGTTTCAAATGATCCGAAATACGGTTTGGTCATGAGAAGTGTGGATCTTACCAATTTTGATACGATGAATTATTCTGAACTGATGCTTAGACCAAATGATATTGTCTATGTTCAACCTGACGGATGGAAAGAGTTCAGAGTTGCTTCTGATAATCTGACCGCACCGTTTGAAACTATTGCTAAGATTGCATCGCCATTTGTAACGATCAAATACCTTAAAAACTAA
- a CDS encoding ElyC/SanA/YdcF family protein: protein MELGIAFLLKKTIAWLLMPMPLGMIVLVTAIWLLHIGNVRRATYFILGSIIWFAIVTHASISSLLLLPLESQYKKIEQVPSNVKYILLLGGDKERRAWEAIRLYKMIEGVKIVTSGYSRHDKLSDAYKASKLLVEAGVRAEDIVMQEDVKDTREEAAKMKERVGTGPFLLVTSAYHMPRSMILFQQEGLYPIAAPGDFNDRGEDSIWSLFQARHLQKTERAFHEYIGLLWIYLRGVIYHDI, encoded by the coding sequence GTGGAGTTGGGGATAGCCTTTTTATTAAAAAAGACAATAGCCTGGTTGTTGATGCCTATGCCGCTAGGCATGATAGTGTTAGTTACGGCCATATGGCTCCTTCATATCGGGAATGTCAGAAGGGCAACATATTTTATACTTGGGAGTATTATATGGTTTGCGATTGTAACACATGCATCTATAAGCAGCCTCTTGTTGCTGCCTCTGGAATCTCAGTATAAAAAGATCGAGCAGGTTCCTTCAAATGTAAAATATATTTTGCTTTTGGGTGGAGATAAAGAGAGGCGTGCCTGGGAGGCAATACGGCTTTACAAGATGATCGAAGGAGTGAAGATCGTTACTTCGGGATACTCGAGACATGATAAACTCTCAGATGCCTATAAAGCATCAAAACTACTTGTAGAAGCAGGTGTAAGAGCTGAAGATATTGTGATGCAGGAAGATGTAAAGGATACCAGAGAAGAGGCGGCAAAAATGAAAGAAAGGGTTGGAACGGGACCTTTTTTGCTTGTGACTTCAGCGTATCATATGCCTAGAAGTATGATCTTGTTTCAACAAGAGGGGCTCTATCCTATCGCCGCACCTGGAGACTTCAATGATAGAGGGGAAGATAGTATCTGGTCACTATTTCAAGCAAGGCATTTACAAAAAACAGAAAGAGCTTTTCATGAATATATCGGATTACTATGGATTTATTTGAGAGGAGTAATATATCATGACATATAG
- a CDS encoding tetrahydrodipicolinate N-succinyltransferase N-terminal domain-containing protein, which translates to MAINTVADMNEFKALVADIEAQDGYRKPIAFGIARVDRGQKNAEKILQANFGLINWGENFGSAAVFIKSLQEAKCAVDFSGSEFVATINETFVSNAMAAFAPLVAEATGDAHKNIQVIKTLNAMGDIGKDFRIVFLFEDAPAESVEAVYLKLYALSLSKAPLRGINLNGAFGILSNVAWVGNTPYELDYLRDNEIEMKLKGTYPTVDSVDKFPRYLQHVIPADNTRILEASKVRMGAQLAAGTTVMPGASYINFNAGTLGPVMVEGRISSSAIVGAGSDVGGGASILGVLSGTDGNPISIGENTLLGANSTCGIPLGDACIIDGGLAIFAGTKVKIAPAELEKIKAANPDANLESKTTFRADELQGLNGLHFRQDSTTGEMIVRRSTREVKLNEDLH; encoded by the coding sequence ATGGCTATAAATACAGTAGCAGATATGAACGAATTTAAGGCACTTGTAGCGGATATCGAAGCGCAGGACGGTTATAGAAAACCGATCGCTTTTGGTATTGCAAGAGTAGATAGAGGACAGAAAAATGCTGAGAAGATTCTTCAGGCAAACTTCGGTCTGATCAATTGGGGAGAGAACTTCGGTTCAGCGGCTGTTTTTATTAAATCACTTCAGGAAGCTAAATGTGCAGTGGACTTCAGCGGAAGTGAATTTGTTGCGACGATCAATGAAACTTTTGTAAGTAATGCCATGGCAGCATTTGCTCCACTGGTAGCTGAAGCAACAGGTGATGCACATAAAAATATCCAGGTGATCAAGACACTGAATGCAATGGGCGATATTGGTAAAGACTTTAGAATCGTATTTTTGTTTGAAGATGCACCGGCAGAGTCGGTAGAAGCTGTATACCTTAAACTTTATGCACTATCACTCAGCAAGGCACCGCTTAGAGGAATCAATCTTAATGGTGCATTTGGAATCCTTTCAAATGTTGCATGGGTTGGAAACACTCCATATGAGCTTGACTACCTGAGAGACAATGAGATTGAGATGAAACTAAAAGGTACTTATCCTACAGTTGACAGTGTAGATAAATTTCCAAGATATCTTCAACATGTTATCCCTGCTGATAATACACGTATCCTTGAGGCTTCTAAAGTACGTATGGGTGCACAGCTTGCAGCAGGTACGACAGTAATGCCGGGTGCATCTTATATCAACTTTAATGCCGGTACACTTGGTCCGGTAATGGTAGAAGGACGTATCTCTAGTTCTGCGATCGTGGGTGCCGGTTCAGATGTAGGTGGTGGAGCAAGTATCCTTGGTGTACTTTCGGGAACAGACGGAAACCCTATCAGTATCGGTGAGAACACACTACTTGGTGCAAACTCTACATGTGGTATCCCACTGGGTGATGCATGTATTATCGATGGTGGTCTTGCTATCTTTGCAGGTACAAAAGTGAAGATCGCTCCAGCTGAACTGGAAAAGATCAAAGCGGCAAACCCAGATGCGAATCTTGAGTCTAAAACAACATTCAGAGCGGATGAACTTCAAGGACTGAATGGTCTTCACTTCAGACAAGACTCTACAACAGGTGAGATGATTGTAAGAAGAAGTACAAGAGAAGTTAAGCTTAACGAAGATCTTCACTAA
- a CDS encoding RNA-binding S4 domain-containing protein, whose amino-acid sequence MRVDKWLSAVNVVKRRTIATDMLKSGVVYVNGMQAKASKNVAIGDKITIEYLKGPRSYEVLKIPATKTIPKSQKEEYVKELD is encoded by the coding sequence ATGAGAGTAGATAAGTGGTTAAGTGCCGTAAACGTCGTCAAACGTCGTACGATCGCAACAGATATGCTCAAGTCCGGTGTGGTCTATGTCAACGGTATGCAGGCAAAAGCTTCGAAAAATGTTGCCATAGGCGATAAGATCACGATCGAGTATCTTAAAGGACCAAGGTCGTATGAGGTACTCAAAATACCTGCAACAAAAACGATCCCGAAATCTCAAAAAGAAGAGTACGTTAAGGAGCTAGATTGA
- a CDS encoding GumC family protein, with amino-acid sequence MNNNIHRIQEDEIDIKEIFSTIYRYKVMIILFVLIALIVSSYIAYFKPNVYKASATVEVGIERYGYMARQDMLSMAMSGDAANAETEMEIIRSRFLSQKAAQEVDVTHRYYTTRRFKEVELYKASPFQVGMLKGYGISFEFYPVNEKSYRLVVGKALDENGVEWSYDKVHEYGKEVDTEYFHLNIVRVKKAADSKYRFVVFDPKESGIIAQGGVSVQQLSKFSNILQISYEDNVALRAKEFADALARAYIQQNIENKTEEAERKLNFIEEQLKYITENLKSSAMRLEEFKRSSQTVELSAKAQKTIEQISEYESQLSMVSIQEELLNTLYEQIKSGKGLETISIANLSLSDPSLSAMIKKLQDTTIEKKLLSEDYTEMYPEIVKLTKMIEELKNGITSTVKNLKQSTKEKRELLENSIAKHRAVLEKLPADERMFGQLQRKFVVNEKIYSYLLEKRSETAMVKAATVSNNRVIDHALHPGGPIKPKRKLIVLVGLILGLIGGIAVAFLREFLDDRIKDEEEITKRTSLPLLGNIPHIQEGKESEIKVFNSPKSGVSEAFRNLRTNLQFMSFEKGSLVIATTSTISGEGKTTVSINLGAIMSMAGKKTIILNLDMRKPTLHERFGIELGQGLSSLLAGRAMLKDVIQSTQYENLDVITSGPIPPNPSELIQGQLMEKVLEKLKEVYDVIILDTPPIGLVTDARTLMTYADISLYIFRANLSKKDYIHNLEKITELNEIPGLGLVLNDVKSGTGSYGYGYGYGYGYYEEDKK; translated from the coding sequence ATGAACAACAATATACATAGAATACAAGAGGATGAGATCGATATTAAAGAGATCTTTTCTACGATCTACCGCTACAAAGTAATGATCATCTTGTTTGTACTCATAGCTTTGATTGTGAGTAGTTATATTGCTTATTTTAAACCTAATGTCTATAAAGCATCTGCTACGGTTGAAGTTGGCATAGAAAGATATGGGTATATGGCAAGACAGGATATGCTCAGCATGGCAATGTCCGGTGATGCAGCCAATGCGGAAACTGAGATGGAGATCATAAGATCAAGGTTCCTATCGCAAAAAGCTGCTCAGGAAGTGGATGTAACACATAGATACTATACTACCCGCAGATTTAAAGAAGTGGAGCTCTATAAAGCTAGTCCGTTCCAAGTAGGTATGTTGAAAGGATACGGTATCTCTTTTGAGTTCTATCCTGTGAATGAGAAGTCATATCGGTTGGTGGTCGGGAAGGCTTTAGATGAGAATGGTGTTGAGTGGAGCTATGATAAGGTACATGAGTATGGGAAAGAAGTAGATACAGAGTATTTTCATCTCAATATCGTTCGTGTAAAAAAAGCAGCAGATAGTAAATACCGTTTTGTTGTGTTTGATCCTAAAGAGAGCGGTATTATTGCTCAAGGCGGTGTCAGTGTACAACAACTGTCAAAATTTTCCAATATATTACAGATCTCCTATGAAGATAATGTAGCATTGCGTGCAAAAGAATTTGCAGATGCGTTGGCAAGAGCGTATATTCAACAAAACATTGAAAATAAAACAGAAGAAGCAGAAAGGAAGCTGAATTTTATAGAAGAACAACTGAAGTACATTACAGAAAACCTCAAAAGTTCAGCAATGAGACTGGAAGAGTTCAAACGAAGTTCTCAGACTGTTGAACTCAGTGCCAAAGCACAAAAGACCATTGAACAGATCAGTGAGTATGAAAGTCAGCTTTCCATGGTGAGCATACAAGAAGAGTTGCTCAACACGCTTTATGAACAAATCAAGTCTGGAAAAGGGCTAGAGACAATTTCAATTGCCAATTTAAGTTTGAGTGATCCAAGTCTATCAGCGATGATCAAAAAACTGCAGGATACAACTATAGAAAAAAAGCTATTGAGTGAAGACTATACAGAAATGTATCCAGAGATAGTTAAGCTGACAAAAATGATCGAAGAACTTAAAAATGGGATTACGTCTACGGTTAAGAATTTAAAGCAGAGTACTAAAGAAAAAAGAGAATTATTAGAAAACTCTATAGCAAAACATAGAGCGGTATTGGAAAAACTACCGGCAGATGAAAGAATGTTTGGACAGTTACAGCGTAAGTTTGTGGTCAATGAGAAAATTTACTCTTATCTGCTTGAAAAACGCTCTGAAACTGCGATGGTGAAAGCAGCCACAGTAAGTAATAACAGGGTCATTGACCATGCACTCCATCCAGGAGGGCCGATCAAGCCTAAAAGAAAGTTGATCGTACTTGTCGGATTAATACTAGGTTTGATCGGTGGGATTGCAGTAGCTTTTTTAAGAGAGTTCCTGGATGACCGCATTAAGGATGAAGAAGAGATCACTAAAAGAACTTCGTTACCGCTTCTAGGAAATATTCCTCATATTCAAGAGGGTAAAGAGAGTGAAATAAAAGTATTTAATTCTCCAAAATCAGGTGTCTCTGAAGCGTTTAGAAACCTAAGAACAAACCTGCAGTTTATGTCATTTGAAAAAGGTAGTCTGGTTATTGCTACCACTTCAACTATCAGTGGGGAAGGAAAGACTACGGTGAGTATCAATCTTGGTGCCATAATGAGTATGGCGGGCAAGAAGACAATTATTTTGAACCTGGATATGAGAAAACCTACACTGCATGAGAGATTTGGTATTGAATTAGGGCAAGGACTTAGTTCACTTTTGGCAGGAAGAGCGATGTTAAAAGATGTGATCCAATCTACTCAGTATGAGAATCTTGATGTTATCACTTCCGGTCCGATACCGCCTAATCCTAGTGAGCTTATCCAAGGTCAGTTGATGGAAAAAGTGTTGGAGAAACTCAAAGAAGTTTATGATGTAATTATTTTGGATACTCCTCCTATCGGGTTGGTGACTGATGCAAGAACATTGATGACTTATGCAGATATCAGCCTTTACATTTTTAGGGCTAACTTATCTAAAAAAGACTATATTCATAACCTGGAAAAGATCACTGAGCTTAATGAAATACCAGGTCTTGGTTTGGTCCTAAATGATGTTAAAAGCGGGACAGGCAGTTACGGGTATGGCTATGGGTATGGCTATGGGTATTATGAGGAAGATAAAAAGTGA